In Vicingus serpentipes, the following are encoded in one genomic region:
- a CDS encoding S66 peptidase family protein, translating into MQKPPNLQKGDKVAIVSTARKLSLVELEYSLTIIKGWGLEPTFSDKLFAVDNQFAGTTAVRTANFQEALDNQEIKAIICAKGGYGTVKIIDNLDFTKFIKQPKWICGYSDVTVLHNHINQNFGIETLHSAMPLGFKDNTEAALTSLKESLFGVPQIYTCKANELNVVGEADGELVGGNLSIIYSLTGTKSQLNTKGKILFIEDLDEYLYHIDRMMMNIDRAGMLSELAGLVVGGMTDMNDNAVPYGKTAKEIILETVKKYKYPICFDFPAGHVNDNRTLIMGRNAHLKVSKEEIQLNFSNG; encoded by the coding sequence ATGCAAAAACCACCGAATTTACAAAAAGGAGATAAAGTTGCTATAGTTTCTACTGCCCGTAAGCTTTCGCTTGTTGAATTAGAATACAGTTTAACGATAATAAAAGGATGGGGATTAGAACCAACTTTTAGCGATAAATTGTTTGCAGTTGATAACCAATTTGCAGGAACAACAGCAGTGCGAACTGCTAATTTTCAAGAAGCATTAGATAATCAAGAAATTAAAGCAATTATTTGCGCTAAAGGTGGATATGGTACAGTGAAAATTATTGACAATTTAGATTTTACAAAGTTTATAAAACAACCAAAATGGATTTGTGGTTATAGCGATGTAACGGTTTTACATAATCACATCAATCAAAATTTTGGAATAGAAACATTACATTCAGCTATGCCTTTGGGTTTTAAAGATAATACTGAAGCAGCTTTAACCAGTTTAAAAGAATCACTTTTTGGAGTGCCACAAATTTATACATGCAAAGCCAATGAGTTAAATGTTGTTGGCGAAGCAGATGGTGAATTGGTTGGAGGGAATTTGTCGATTATTTACAGTTTAACAGGAACAAAATCACAATTGAATACCAAAGGAAAAATCTTATTTATTGAAGATTTAGATGAGTATTTATACCACATTGACAGAATGATGATGAATATAGATAGGGCTGGAATGCTTTCTGAATTAGCAGGTTTGGTTGTTGGTGGAATGACTGATATGAATGACAATGCTGTACCTTATGGTAAAACAGCAAAAGAGATTATTTTAGAAACAGTAAAAAAATACAAATACCCTATTTGTTTCGATTTTCCTGCTGGGCATGTTAATGATAATAGAACATTAATAATGGGTAGGAATGCTCATTTAAAAGTTTCTAAAGAAGAAATTCAACTTAATTTTAGTAATGGCTGA
- a CDS encoding porin family protein translates to MKKYLLIISLVFSSILSAQSPIEVGQMQFNGGFGFSNYGLPVYVGLDYGIKEDITVGGEFSFRSYSDNIIGTKYKHSIIGISANANYHFNTLLDITSEYDVYAGLNVGFYIWNSSGGYAGNGASGVGVGLQIGGRYYFNESWGVNLEIGGGNAASGGKVGVSYRF, encoded by the coding sequence ATGAAAAAATATTTATTAATTATCAGTTTAGTATTTTCTTCAATTTTATCTGCACAAAGCCCAATAGAAGTTGGACAAATGCAATTTAATGGTGGCTTTGGTTTTTCAAACTATGGATTACCCGTTTATGTTGGGTTAGATTATGGTATTAAAGAAGATATTACTGTTGGTGGTGAATTTTCATTTCGATCATACAGCGACAATATTATTGGAACAAAATATAAACATTCTATTATCGGGATTTCAGCAAATGCAAATTACCATTTTAATACTTTATTAGATATTACTTCCGAGTACGATGTTTATGCTGGATTAAATGTTGGTTTTTACATATGGAATTCATCTGGAGGTTATGCCGGAAACGGAGCTTCTGGAGTTGGGGTTGGTTTACAAATTGGGGGCCGTTATTATTTTAACGAAAGCTGGGGTGTTAACTTAGAAATTGGTGGAGGCAATGCTGCTAGCGGGGGTAAAGTAGGTGTTTCTTATCGTTTTTAA
- a CDS encoding radical SAM protein, whose amino-acid sequence MYHYPINYDEPLFRPPSEARSLIIQVTLGCSWNKCSFCEMYTSKRFKARKEEDIFNDIDAFIPYQDSVRKVFLADGDPLVLSTERLLRILAKVKATFPNLQRISTYASPSNLARKSSEELKELYEAGLTLLYVGIESGDSKVLECIQKGETFETTIEGLNKSKAVGMNSSVMIINGVGGKLLTKQHAINSAKVLNETQPKYASTLVLTAHKGMAHFQDRYKGEFIELNQFELFKEMHLFMHHLDLEETIFRSDHACNSLVLKGVLGRDKDKMMSQIELAISHPELANLRMKCNSGY is encoded by the coding sequence ATGTATCATTACCCTATAAATTATGATGAGCCTTTGTTTCGCCCACCAAGCGAAGCTCGTTCTTTAATTATACAGGTAACGTTGGGCTGCTCATGGAATAAGTGTTCTTTTTGCGAAATGTACACTTCCAAACGATTTAAAGCACGTAAAGAAGAAGACATTTTTAATGATATTGATGCTTTTATTCCTTACCAAGATAGTGTAAGAAAAGTTTTTTTAGCTGATGGTGACCCGTTGGTTTTATCTACTGAAAGATTACTGAGAATATTAGCAAAAGTAAAAGCTACATTTCCAAACTTACAACGAATTTCAACTTATGCTTCACCAAGTAATTTGGCACGTAAATCGAGCGAAGAACTAAAAGAATTATATGAAGCTGGCTTAACGCTTCTTTACGTTGGTATAGAATCTGGCGACAGTAAAGTTTTAGAATGCATTCAAAAAGGAGAAACTTTTGAAACCACTATTGAAGGTTTAAATAAATCGAAAGCAGTTGGCATGAATAGCTCTGTAATGATTATAAACGGAGTTGGTGGTAAATTATTAACCAAGCAACACGCTATAAATTCGGCCAAAGTATTGAACGAAACTCAACCAAAATATGCTTCTACTTTAGTACTAACCGCACATAAAGGCATGGCTCATTTTCAAGATAGATATAAGGGAGAATTTATTGAGTTGAACCAATTTGAATTATTTAAAGAAATGCATCTTTTTATGCATCATTTAGATTTAGAAGAAACCATTTTTAGGAGCGACCATGCTTGTAATAGTTTAGTATTAAAGGGTGTTTTAGGTCGCGATAAAGATAAAATGATGAGTCAAATTGAATTGGCAATTTCTCATCCTGAGCTAGCCAATTTAAGAATGAAATGTAATAGTGGTTATTAA
- a CDS encoding pseudouridine synthase, protein MDKPKRNSKRPTTKKETFKRKPSESKPYAPKRKDAQNKNDAPKKPAVKRDPNDESMRLNRFISNAGICSRREADTIILSGAVSINDKVVTEMGVRVQPSDKVTVGGETIQHEKKLYLVMNKPKNFVTTANDALGRKTALQLVGKHKQAVSAVDKMDRTSTGVLMFTNDLDLAKRLTKVTSIYQVTTDKNVSQGDLNVLIEGFELEGGFSKADEASFVGKGDDRKVIGIEIRSSKNKIVKRMVEHLGYKVIKLDRVSFANLTKKDLARGQWRYLTNEEVAFLKMTKKA, encoded by the coding sequence ATGGACAAGCCAAAAAGAAACTCAAAACGACCTACTACTAAGAAGGAAACTTTTAAACGTAAACCTTCTGAAAGTAAGCCTTACGCTCCAAAGAGAAAAGATGCGCAAAATAAGAATGATGCACCTAAAAAACCTGCAGTAAAAAGAGACCCAAACGATGAAAGCATGCGCTTAAATCGCTTTATCTCTAATGCAGGTATTTGCTCAAGACGTGAAGCTGACACTATTATTTTATCAGGTGCTGTTTCTATTAACGATAAAGTAGTTACTGAAATGGGAGTTAGAGTTCAACCGTCTGACAAGGTTACTGTTGGAGGCGAAACTATACAACATGAAAAAAAGTTGTATTTGGTAATGAATAAACCTAAAAACTTTGTTACTACTGCTAATGATGCTTTAGGAAGAAAAACAGCATTACAATTGGTTGGCAAGCATAAACAAGCAGTTTCTGCCGTTGACAAAATGGATAGAACTTCTACAGGAGTTTTAATGTTTACAAACGATTTAGATTTAGCTAAAAGGTTGACTAAAGTAACATCAATATACCAAGTTACTACAGATAAAAATGTGTCTCAAGGTGATTTAAATGTTTTGATTGAAGGATTTGAATTAGAAGGTGGATTTAGTAAAGCAGATGAAGCAAGTTTTGTTGGTAAAGGCGATGATAGAAAAGTAATTGGTATTGAAATACGTTCGAGTAAAAATAAAATTGTTAAACGAATGGTTGAACACTTAGGGTATAAAGTAATAAAGCTTGACCGCGTATCTTTTGCCAACTTAACTAAGAAAGATTTAGCCCGTGGTCAATGGAGATATTTAACAAACGAAGAAGTTGCTTTCTTAAAAATGACTAAAAAAGCCTAA
- a CDS encoding DUF3971 domain-containing protein, which produces MRLLKRILIVFSVLLVLILGTGIVISSIYEEDVKSYMLSKINERLNTRIDVKEINFSVLKKFPYASLEFNDVSADEVTKNEKKGTLFSAQSVYLQFNIIDIINKNYIIKKINVENGLLNIKIDKKGNNNYQVWKAVSDSSNHNFNLALSSLQFKNFTFYTLNEYKNLDFSIEAKTIDLTGNFSAVKYKLTTTADLFVNQFNEAGQSVLKNKSINVNTTFSVNQEENLYEIKEGELSIENLSFDLIGNLKETENGTNLNLKINANNIQIEDAFSLFPESEKKKLLTYKSKGVISFESTIIGELSTQHTPNIEADFEIKNGTITEVNSNISLSKINTKGSFSNGKGKKNNTTKLSLSEFNSVFGAGKISGNYTITNFTNPYIEFNSEANIDLNQARDFFKIDTLETAIGLLDINIKYSGYIKELNNIQAQDLQKLNAKGNAELKNADFKLVNHSVTFEQLNGAFQFNNNNIEIDSLNGKLNGNNFNVNGKFNNLLAFIFLQNEPLTVYGTIEASKLVLDELLLKDESATKDSIYTLSLPNNITFKCVTAIDTFTFRRFKATDVKGHLNLSNSVLSASNVSFKAMKGQISNANFVLNASELNRITMTSSAQIDDIDINQLFFEFENFGQEYFVQENIKGRATSTIQFASLWDSHLTLNKDLLYVLADLTIKNGELIDYKPILAMSKYIEVDELQHIKFSNLSTQIEIKNQLISIPKTFIRSSALDVDVAGTHSFDNKIDYQFRVLMSDVIWRKAKSKKKENTEFGYIEDDREGKMSLYLRMTGTVDDYKIGYDSKGVKEKWKQDLKEEKKTVKQLLNNEFGWFKKDSTINEPIDEKPKDSGLQIEWEEDEDAKTDDNKKEDRSTKKEDVEKNPKKKKGLGKLIDKIAQPDEEEFEEDGDF; this is translated from the coding sequence ATGCGTTTATTAAAACGAATCTTAATTGTATTCAGTGTTTTACTTGTGCTTATTTTAGGCACTGGTATTGTCATATCTTCTATTTACGAAGAAGATGTGAAAAGCTATATGCTTAGTAAAATTAATGAGCGATTAAATACACGCATTGATGTTAAAGAAATTAATTTTTCAGTGCTTAAAAAATTCCCTTACGCTTCTTTAGAGTTTAACGATGTATCTGCTGATGAAGTAACCAAAAATGAGAAAAAAGGCACCTTATTTTCAGCACAATCAGTTTACTTACAGTTTAACATCATCGACATCATAAATAAGAATTACATTATTAAAAAAATTAATGTTGAAAACGGACTCTTAAACATTAAAATTGATAAAAAAGGGAACAACAATTATCAAGTATGGAAGGCTGTTTCTGATAGTAGTAATCATAATTTTAATTTAGCTTTAAGTAGTTTACAATTTAAAAACTTTACGTTTTACACATTAAACGAATACAAAAATCTTGACTTCTCAATTGAAGCAAAAACGATTGATTTAACAGGAAATTTCTCTGCGGTAAAATATAAACTGACCACTACTGCCGACTTGTTTGTTAATCAATTTAATGAGGCTGGTCAATCTGTATTGAAAAATAAATCAATAAATGTAAACACTACTTTTTCGGTAAATCAAGAAGAAAACTTATATGAAATAAAGGAAGGTGAACTTTCTATTGAAAACCTTTCTTTTGATTTGATAGGAAATTTAAAAGAAACTGAAAATGGTACCAACCTTAATTTAAAAATTAATGCAAACAACATCCAAATTGAAGATGCTTTTTCATTGTTTCCTGAATCAGAAAAAAAGAAATTATTAACCTACAAAAGCAAAGGGGTCATTAGTTTTGAATCAACCATTATAGGTGAACTATCTACACAACACACTCCCAATATTGAAGCTGATTTTGAAATTAAAAATGGAACGATTACAGAAGTTAATTCTAACATCTCTTTATCAAAAATAAACACAAAAGGTAGTTTTAGTAATGGAAAAGGCAAAAAAAACAATACAACAAAGCTCTCTTTATCTGAATTTAATTCCGTTTTTGGGGCAGGAAAAATATCTGGTAATTATACCATTACCAACTTTACTAATCCTTACATTGAATTTAATTCTGAAGCCAATATTGATTTAAACCAAGCACGTGATTTCTTTAAAATTGATACTCTAGAAACTGCAATAGGATTACTAGACATTAACATTAAATACTCTGGATATATAAAAGAATTAAACAATATACAGGCTCAAGACTTACAAAAATTAAACGCGAAAGGAAACGCTGAACTTAAAAATGCAGATTTTAAATTAGTGAATCACTCTGTTACATTTGAACAGTTAAATGGAGCTTTCCAATTTAATAACAACAATATTGAAATAGATTCTTTAAATGGAAAACTGAATGGTAATAATTTTAACGTAAATGGAAAATTTAATAATCTATTGGCGTTTATATTTCTACAAAATGAGCCTCTAACTGTTTATGGAACAATTGAAGCTTCTAAATTGGTTTTAGATGAATTACTGCTTAAAGATGAGTCGGCAACTAAAGATTCTATTTACACATTAAGTTTGCCAAACAACATTACATTTAAATGTGTTACAGCCATTGACACATTTACTTTTAGACGATTTAAAGCAACAGATGTAAAGGGACACCTAAACCTTAGTAATAGTGTTTTATCAGCATCTAACGTAAGTTTTAAAGCCATGAAAGGACAAATTTCAAATGCTAATTTTGTATTGAACGCTTCTGAATTAAATAGAATTACAATGACCAGTAGCGCCCAAATTGACGATATTGATATCAATCAGTTGTTTTTTGAATTTGAAAATTTTGGGCAAGAATATTTTGTTCAAGAAAATATAAAAGGAAGAGCTACTTCCACTATTCAGTTTGCTTCTTTATGGGATAGTCATTTAACGCTAAATAAAGATTTGCTTTATGTATTAGCCGATTTAACCATTAAAAATGGTGAATTAATTGACTATAAACCCATACTAGCAATGAGTAAATATATTGAAGTAGATGAACTTCAACATATTAAATTTAGTAACTTGAGTACTCAAATTGAAATCAAAAACCAGCTTATTTCCATTCCTAAAACCTTTATTAGATCTTCTGCTTTAGATGTTGATGTTGCAGGAACACACAGTTTTGATAATAAAATTGATTATCAATTTAGGGTTTTAATGAGTGATGTAATATGGCGTAAAGCAAAATCAAAGAAAAAAGAAAACACAGAGTTTGGATATATAGAAGATGACAGAGAAGGAAAAATGAGTTTATATTTAAGAATGACAGGAACTGTAGATGATTATAAAATAGGATACGATTCTAAAGGAGTAAAAGAAAAGTGGAAACAAGATTTGAAAGAAGAAAAAAAGACCGTTAAACAATTGTTAAACAACGAGTTTGGTTGGTTCAAAAAAGACAGCACCATAAATGAACCAATAGATGAAAAGCCAAAAGATTCAGGATTACAAATAGAATGGGAAGAAGACGAAGATGCAAAGACTGATGATAATAAGAAGGAAGATCGAAGTACAAAAAAAGAAGACGTCGAAAAAAATCCAAAAAAGAAAAAAGGGCTAGGAAAATTAATTGATAAAATTGCTCAACCTGACGAGGAAGAGTTTGAGGAAGATGGAGATTTTTAA
- a CDS encoding Crp/Fnr family transcriptional regulator: MGLISKISQLTDLSPKAIEWLEKNIDQFSCKKNEILLHERKICNHLYYLQSGMLTSHYLMDAKEICNWIAIEDDIATSYYSFISRNPSYEVVECIEAAIIQSISYSKIQEMYTLFPETERVGRLILEEYYSRLDERLISIQFKSAKERYRLLFETRPEIIKRAPLGLIASYLGMTQETLSRVRGEI, from the coding sequence ATGGGACTTATTTCTAAAATATCACAATTAACCGACCTTTCTCCTAAAGCTATTGAGTGGTTAGAAAAAAATATTGATCAATTTTCATGTAAAAAGAATGAAATTTTACTACATGAAAGGAAAATATGCAATCATTTATACTATCTACAATCGGGGATGTTAACAAGTCATTACTTAATGGATGCTAAAGAAATTTGTAACTGGATAGCTATCGAGGATGATATTGCTACTTCTTACTACAGTTTTATCTCTCGTAATCCTTCATATGAAGTTGTAGAGTGTATCGAGGCAGCTATTATTCAATCCATCAGCTATTCCAAAATTCAGGAAATGTATACTCTTTTCCCTGAAACAGAACGTGTAGGCAGATTAATATTAGAAGAATATTATTCACGATTGGATGAACGTCTAATTTCCATACAATTTAAATCTGCTAAAGAAAGATATCGATTGCTTTTTGAAACCCGCCCTGAAATTATTAAAAGAGCGCCATTAGGTCTTATAGCTTCTTATTTGGGTATGACTCAGGAAACTTTAAGCAGAGTTCGGGGAGAAATTTAA
- a CDS encoding carbohydrate binding domain-containing protein, producing the protein MKSILKNLIYPYGITLSLLFGISFNACTQKMSESVNNDKAALNGSFEVVKNNLPVNWLVYTPETVKKGNFDLVIDSDAIDGKQSLKFIIRSCSEKGGWLSPGISQEIKVEPNKTYHIKCWIKNNNSKFRIKVDAIDAFTKDVGPTIESSETTNKWTLHELTYTIPEKMDKLRLEINALQPGTLWIDHITIEKDQ; encoded by the coding sequence ATGAAATCTATTCTTAAAAATTTAATTTATCCTTATGGAATTACGTTAAGTCTTCTTTTTGGCATTTCATTTAATGCTTGCACTCAAAAAATGAGCGAATCTGTTAATAATGACAAAGCAGCGTTAAATGGTAGTTTTGAAGTAGTAAAAAACAACCTTCCTGTTAACTGGTTGGTTTATACTCCAGAAACTGTTAAAAAGGGAAATTTTGACCTTGTTATTGATAGTGATGCTATAGATGGTAAACAATCATTAAAATTCATCATTCGAAGTTGCTCTGAAAAAGGTGGGTGGTTATCTCCAGGAATATCTCAAGAAATTAAAGTGGAGCCAAACAAAACCTATCATATTAAATGCTGGATAAAAAATAATAATTCTAAATTCAGAATAAAAGTAGATGCTATAGATGCTTTTACCAAAGATGTTGGACCAACAATTGAATCTTCTGAGACAACTAATAAATGGACATTGCATGAATTAACCTACACTATTCCTGAAAAGATGGATAAATTAAGATTAGAAATAAATGCTTTACAACCTGGTACTCTTTGGATTGATCATATTACCATTGAAAAAGATCAGTAG
- a CDS encoding DEAD/DEAH box helicase yields the protein MKFIDLGFEPQINEAIDAIGFDTPTPIQQQAIPHIINGKDMIACAQTGTGKTAAFVLPILNSICLSQTHNKTNTIIVVPTRELAIQIDQQIEGLSYFTNATSIAIYGGGNGQSFESEKKALLTGADIIVCTPGRFISHLNMGYFDTSGIKHFILDEADRMLDMGFNEDIMMIAEKLPKKRQNLMFSATMPTKIRALTEKLLDDPISISIAISKPNDAITQGAFLVHDNQKIELIKSLLKDKDYEHIIIFASRKTAVKEITQALKKVGLPAKGIQSDLDQGEREQVLLDFKNKKVKILVATDILSRGIDIKGINMVINYEVPHDAEDYVHRIGRTARGEGTFGEAYTFVNADQCFNFSKIEKLIEKEVPKLDLPEGFAKGPEYKITSRPYNKKKNFRPKKKFHKRD from the coding sequence ATGAAATTTATAGACTTAGGCTTTGAGCCTCAAATTAACGAAGCCATTGATGCAATTGGCTTCGACACTCCTACCCCAATTCAACAACAAGCTATTCCTCACATTATTAATGGTAAAGACATGATAGCTTGTGCACAAACAGGAACAGGAAAAACTGCTGCTTTTGTGCTACCTATTTTAAATAGCATATGCTTATCGCAAACACATAACAAAACAAATACTATAATCGTTGTTCCCACAAGAGAGTTAGCCATACAAATTGACCAACAAATTGAAGGATTAAGCTACTTTACTAACGCTACCTCTATTGCTATTTATGGTGGTGGAAATGGTCAATCTTTTGAGTCTGAGAAAAAAGCGCTTTTAACTGGTGCAGATATTATTGTTTGTACTCCTGGCAGGTTTATATCTCACTTAAACATGGGTTATTTTGATACTTCAGGCATCAAACATTTTATTTTGGATGAAGCTGACCGAATGTTAGACATGGGTTTTAACGAAGACATTATGATGATTGCTGAAAAGCTTCCAAAAAAACGTCAAAACTTAATGTTCTCTGCAACAATGCCTACTAAAATTAGAGCATTGACTGAAAAGCTACTAGATGATCCTATTTCAATAAGTATTGCTATTTCAAAACCTAACGACGCAATTACACAAGGTGCTTTTTTAGTTCACGACAATCAGAAAATTGAATTAATTAAAAGTTTATTAAAAGATAAGGATTACGAACACATTATCATTTTCGCATCTCGTAAAACAGCTGTGAAAGAGATCACTCAAGCACTAAAAAAAGTTGGTCTACCAGCAAAAGGTATTCAATCTGATTTAGACCAAGGAGAACGTGAACAAGTTTTATTGGACTTTAAAAATAAAAAAGTAAAAATATTGGTTGCTACCGATATTCTCTCTAGGGGTATTGACATTAAAGGTATTAACATGGTTATTAATTATGAAGTACCTCATGATGCAGAAGATTATGTTCACCGAATTGGTAGAACTGCCAGAGGCGAAGGAACTTTTGGAGAAGCTTATACTTTTGTTAATGCTGACCAATGTTTTAACTTTTCTAAAATAGAAAAATTAATAGAAAAAGAAGTTCCTAAACTTGATTTACCAGAAGGCTTTGCAAAAGGACCTGAATACAAAATAACGAGCCGACCTTATAATAAAAAGAAAAATTTTAGACCTAAGAAAAAATTTCATAAAAGAGACTAA
- the metG gene encoding methionine--tRNA ligase, with protein MNKAKRYTVTAALPYANGPLHLGHIAGCYLPADIYVRYLKGKGEDVAFICGSDEHGAAITLRAKKENTTPQHIVDTNHEIIKNAFVDFGIKFDIYHRTSSKLHHETAAQFFTELNDKGSFIQETSEQFYDQEHEQFLADRYVTGTCPKCDSDGAYGDQCEKCGSSLNATDLINPKSTLSGKTPVLKETSHWYLPMNKHEEWLKKWIETGKLNGVQQHDPSEWRKQVIGQCKSWIDNGLQPRSITRDLDWGVQVPVEGAEGKVLYVWFDAPIGYISATKQWAADNNKNWEDYWKKDDTALIHFIGKDNIVFHGIIFPIILKEQGDYILPTNVPANEFLNLEGDKISTSRNWAVWLHEYLEDFPGKEDELRYVLTSIAPETKDSEFTWKDYQARVNNELVAIFGNFINRSVVLTHKYYNGIVPSLGELTAEDSEVLASIKTTQQNVNELLSKFKFRDAQTEAMQLARIGNKYLADTEPWKLIKTDEERVKTIMNIALQISNALSIVFGPFLPKTSNKLRAILNNNTPELNAGHQINAAELLFQKIEDEAIDAQIEKLKTTTVKQSNPKAKPMKDEITFDDFTKIDIRTATILTAEKHPDADKLLKLTVDTGIDVRTVVSGIAEHYNPEDIVGKQVSILMNLAPRKIRGIESKGMILMAENNEGELAFVSPEKAMDNGGEIR; from the coding sequence ATGAACAAAGCAAAAAGATATACAGTAACAGCAGCTTTACCTTATGCAAACGGACCTTTACATTTAGGTCATATTGCTGGGTGTTATTTGCCTGCTGATATTTACGTGAGATACCTTAAGGGAAAAGGCGAAGATGTTGCTTTTATCTGTGGGTCGGATGAACATGGTGCTGCAATTACATTAAGAGCAAAAAAAGAAAATACTACACCTCAACATATTGTTGATACCAATCACGAAATCATTAAAAATGCTTTTGTTGATTTTGGTATAAAATTCGATATTTACCACCGAACATCTTCAAAATTACACCACGAAACTGCTGCTCAATTTTTTACTGAGTTAAACGATAAAGGCTCTTTTATTCAAGAAACTAGCGAACAATTTTACGACCAAGAACACGAGCAATTTTTAGCTGACAGATATGTTACTGGAACTTGCCCTAAATGTGATTCAGATGGTGCTTATGGCGATCAATGTGAAAAGTGTGGAAGTAGTTTAAATGCTACTGACCTTATTAACCCTAAATCAACATTAAGTGGTAAAACTCCTGTTTTAAAAGAAACTTCACATTGGTATTTACCAATGAACAAACACGAAGAGTGGTTGAAAAAATGGATTGAAACGGGGAAATTAAACGGAGTTCAACAACATGACCCAAGTGAGTGGAGAAAGCAAGTTATTGGTCAATGTAAAAGTTGGATTGATAACGGTTTACAACCACGTTCTATTACTCGTGATTTAGATTGGGGAGTGCAAGTGCCTGTTGAAGGTGCCGAAGGAAAAGTATTGTATGTTTGGTTCGATGCTCCTATTGGATATATTTCGGCAACCAAACAATGGGCTGCTGACAACAATAAAAACTGGGAAGATTATTGGAAAAAAGACGATACTGCTTTAATTCATTTTATTGGAAAAGATAACATCGTATTTCACGGAATTATTTTTCCGATAATTTTAAAAGAGCAAGGAGATTATATTTTACCAACCAATGTACCTGCCAACGAATTTTTAAATTTAGAAGGTGATAAGATTTCTACTTCAAGAAATTGGGCTGTTTGGTTACACGAATATTTAGAAGATTTTCCGGGTAAGGAAGATGAACTACGCTATGTTTTAACATCTATTGCTCCTGAAACAAAAGACAGTGAATTTACTTGGAAAGATTACCAAGCAAGGGTTAATAATGAATTAGTTGCCATTTTTGGAAACTTCATCAACCGTTCTGTTGTTCTAACACATAAATATTACAATGGCATTGTACCATCTCTTGGTGAGCTTACTGCAGAAGATTCTGAAGTATTAGCTTCGATAAAAACAACTCAACAAAATGTTAATGAGTTGTTAAGTAAGTTTAAGTTTAGAGATGCTCAAACGGAAGCGATGCAATTGGCTCGAATTGGAAATAAATACTTAGCCGATACCGAACCTTGGAAGTTAATTAAAACAGATGAGGAGAGAGTGAAAACTATTATGAATATTGCTTTACAAATTAGTAATGCGTTAAGTATTGTTTTCGGACCTTTTTTACCAAAAACAAGTAATAAGCTTCGTGCTATTTTAAATAACAATACTCCAGAATTAAATGCTGGACACCAAATAAATGCTGCCGAATTATTATTCCAAAAAATCGAAGACGAAGCAATTGATGCTCAAATTGAAAAGCTAAAAACTACTACAGTTAAACAATCTAATCCAAAAGCAAAACCAATGAAAGACGAAATAACATTCGATGATTTTACTAAAATTGACATTAGAACGGCTACTATTTTAACTGCCGAAAAACACCCTGATGCCGACAAATTGTTAAAGTTAACTGTTGATACAGGAATCGATGTAAGAACAGTTGTTTCTGGTATTGCTGAACATTACAATCCTGAAGATATTGTTGGAAAACAAGTTTCCATATTAATGAACTTGGCTCCAAGAAAAATTAGAGGAATAGAATCGAAAGGAATGATTTTAATGGCTGAAAACAACGAAGGCGAACTAGCTTTTGTTTCTCCTGAAAAAGCCATGGACAACGGAGGAGAAATAAGATAA
- a CDS encoding YraN family protein yields the protein MAEHNQLGNQGEGLAVQFLQKLGYAIIETNWQQHKFEIDIIAQDKNEIVFVEVKTRSTTYFGEPEEAITPTKQKHLIEGADFYIQEKEIDLEARFDVISVVINNSIEINHIKDAFYPEN from the coding sequence ATGGCTGAGCATAATCAATTAGGTAATCAAGGAGAAGGATTAGCTGTTCAATTTTTACAAAAATTGGGTTATGCTATAATTGAAACCAATTGGCAACAGCATAAATTTGAAATAGACATAATTGCACAAGATAAAAACGAAATTGTTTTTGTAGAAGTTAAAACTAGAAGTACTACTTATTTTGGAGAACCAGAAGAGGCAATAACTCCAACTAAACAAAAACATTTAATTGAAGGAGCTGATTTTTATATTCAAGAAAAAGAAATTGATTTAGAGGCTCGATTTGATGTAATATCAGTTGTCATTAATAATTCAATTGAAATCAACCACATTAAAGACGCTTTTTATCCTGAAAATTAA